Proteins encoded by one window of Kineosporia sp. NBRC 101731:
- a CDS encoding ParA family protein: protein MSSSNEPSNADTEAGYSVSVTRPWLGVELGAEPTPGFRQPVQRPAEAREAGATTAPAATGSQPLVESISLIDDTPLALEVAEDTRRRIALAGRRFPRPKETRVLTVSNQKGGVGKTTTTVNLAAALAQAGLRVLVLDNDPQGNASTALGIDHHAEVPSIYDVLVEGMPLKDVVQKCPDVENLWCAPATIDLAGAEIELVSLVARESRLQRAVATYLEEQEAGPGRLDYILIDCPPSLGLLTVNAFVAAQEVLIPIQCEYYALEGLSQLLRNVDLIKGHLNPRLHVSTILLTMYDGRTRLSSQVADEVRAHFTTEVLKTTVPRSVRISEAPSHGQTVMTYDPASSGALSYLEAARELAEQVLDDNEREQRQAHANRT, encoded by the coding sequence ATGTCATCGAGCAACGAGCCCAGCAATGCGGACACTGAGGCCGGATACTCGGTTTCTGTCACCCGTCCCTGGCTGGGAGTGGAGCTGGGCGCGGAACCGACTCCGGGATTCCGGCAGCCGGTTCAGCGTCCCGCAGAAGCCCGGGAGGCAGGCGCGACGACCGCACCGGCGGCGACAGGAAGTCAGCCGCTGGTCGAATCGATCTCGCTGATCGACGACACTCCGCTTGCGCTGGAGGTCGCTGAAGACACGCGCCGCCGCATCGCGCTGGCCGGGCGTCGTTTCCCCCGCCCGAAGGAGACGCGGGTACTGACCGTGTCGAACCAGAAGGGCGGCGTCGGTAAGACAACGACGACGGTCAACCTGGCAGCTGCTCTCGCCCAGGCCGGCCTGCGGGTGCTGGTGCTCGACAACGACCCCCAGGGCAACGCGTCCACCGCTCTGGGCATCGACCACCACGCCGAGGTGCCGAGCATCTACGACGTGCTGGTCGAAGGGATGCCGCTGAAAGACGTCGTGCAGAAATGCCCAGACGTCGAGAACCTCTGGTGTGCGCCGGCCACGATCGACTTGGCCGGTGCCGAGATCGAACTGGTCTCGTTGGTGGCGCGTGAGTCGCGGCTGCAGCGGGCAGTGGCCACCTACCTCGAGGAGCAGGAGGCCGGCCCTGGGCGTCTCGACTACATCCTCATCGACTGCCCGCCGAGCCTCGGACTGCTGACGGTCAACGCGTTCGTCGCGGCGCAGGAGGTGCTGATCCCGATTCAGTGCGAGTACTACGCGCTGGAGGGTCTGTCTCAGCTGCTGCGTAACGTGGACCTGATCAAGGGGCACCTCAACCCCAGGCTTCACGTCTCCACGATTCTCCTGACCATGTACGACGGGCGTACCCGCCTGTCGTCGCAGGTTGCCGACGAGGTTCGGGCACACTTCACCACCGAGGTGCTGAAGACGACGGTTCCGCGGTCGGTCCGGATCTCCGAGGCTCCGAGTCACGGGCAGACGGTCATGACCTACGACCCGGCCTCGAGCGGTGCGCTCTCCTACCTGGAGGCCGCACGTGAGCTGGCCGAGCAGGTCCTTGACGACAATGAGCGCGAGCAGCGACAGGCCCACGCAAACCGCACGTGA
- a CDS encoding ParB/RepB/Spo0J family partition protein — MSDKRRGLGRGLGALIPPPPAARPAGDSPVDSAFFSERQDGESPADATKAKEPAAKVTPETTDTKVEPEATPAKPEEPKGPELVQVPGAYFTELPVGTIGPNPRQPRTEFDQEAMAELVHSIKEIGVLQPIVVRAVPGIDADGKEISYQLIMGERRWRASKEAGLETVPAIVRDTNDDDLLRDALLENLHRSELNPLEEAAAYQQLLDDFGCTHEVLATRIGRSRPQISNTIRLLRLPSKVQKRVAAGVLSAGHARALLGLEDSEAMDKLATRIVEEGLSVRSTEEVVKLTDPSETKSKPRNKPKAGGRNVELDDLASRLADLLDTRVNIALGQSKGKLSVEFASVEDLNRILDILTPELRKAFQNGE; from the coding sequence GTGAGCGACAAGCGTAGAGGCTTGGGGCGAGGCCTCGGAGCGCTGATCCCGCCGCCTCCGGCCGCCCGCCCTGCTGGCGACAGCCCGGTAGACAGCGCTTTCTTCAGTGAGCGTCAGGACGGCGAAAGTCCGGCCGACGCGACGAAGGCCAAGGAGCCGGCGGCGAAGGTCACGCCGGAGACGACAGACACCAAGGTCGAGCCGGAGGCCACGCCGGCCAAGCCCGAAGAGCCGAAGGGCCCCGAACTGGTCCAGGTGCCGGGCGCCTACTTCACCGAACTTCCGGTCGGCACCATCGGGCCGAACCCCCGCCAGCCGCGGACGGAGTTCGACCAAGAGGCGATGGCCGAGCTGGTGCACTCGATCAAAGAGATCGGTGTTCTTCAGCCCATCGTCGTGCGAGCGGTGCCCGGCATCGACGCCGATGGCAAAGAGATCTCCTACCAGCTCATCATGGGCGAGCGTCGGTGGCGAGCGAGCAAGGAGGCCGGGCTCGAGACGGTCCCGGCGATCGTCCGCGACACCAACGATGATGACCTGCTGCGCGATGCCCTGCTCGAGAACCTGCACCGCAGTGAACTGAACCCTCTGGAAGAGGCCGCGGCCTACCAGCAGTTGCTCGACGACTTCGGTTGTACGCACGAGGTTCTGGCCACGCGGATCGGCCGGTCCCGGCCGCAGATCAGCAACACGATCCGGCTCCTTCGTCTGCCGTCCAAGGTGCAGAAGCGGGTTGCGGCCGGAGTGCTCTCGGCCGGTCACGCCCGTGCGCTGCTCGGTCTCGAAGACTCCGAGGCCATGGACAAGCTCGCGACGCGCATTGTTGAAGAGGGACTCTCCGTCCGGTCGACGGAAGAGGTCGTCAAGCTCACCGATCCGAGCGAGACCAAGTCCAAGCCGCGCAACAAGCCGAAGGCAGGCGGCCGCAACGTCGAGCTCGACGACCTGGCGAGCCGCCTAGCCGACCTGCTCGACACCCGCGTCAACATTGCTCTCGGCCAGTCCAAGGGCAAGCTGAGTGTCGAGTTCGCCAGCGTCGAAGATCTCAACCGGATCCTCGACATCCTCACCCCGGAGTTGCGTAAGGCATTCCAGAACGGGGAGTAG
- a CDS encoding D-alanine--D-alanine ligase, with amino-acid sequence MLSPRVLILAGGLSHEREVSLRSGRRVAEVLREAGCEVTVTDVDDRLLDTLRSGQIDVVWPLLHGVSGEDGAVRDVLELVGVPYVGSDPAACRLSWDKSVAKSIAAEAGLTAPRFVALPHGIFRELGANRVLTSIVERLGLPLVVKPARGGSALGASAVRREESLPRAMVDCFAYGDVALVEQQISGVEVAVTVLDTGDGPVALPPVEIVPDSGFYDFDARYIAGATEFFCPARLSDETAAAVKAAALSAHEAFGLRHVSRTDLIVDKTGQPWFLEVNVAPGMTETSLLPMSIEAAGLSPASVYRQLVERALV; translated from the coding sequence ATGTTGTCACCGCGGGTTCTGATCCTGGCGGGTGGCCTCTCGCACGAGCGCGAGGTATCTCTACGGTCGGGCCGCCGGGTCGCCGAGGTCTTGCGTGAGGCCGGATGCGAGGTCACGGTCACCGATGTCGACGACCGGCTGCTCGACACCCTGCGGTCGGGTCAGATCGATGTGGTGTGGCCGCTGTTGCATGGGGTCAGTGGTGAGGACGGCGCCGTACGAGATGTTCTCGAGCTCGTCGGGGTGCCCTACGTCGGCTCCGACCCGGCCGCGTGCCGGCTCTCGTGGGACAAGTCCGTAGCGAAGAGCATCGCCGCGGAGGCCGGGCTGACCGCACCGCGATTCGTCGCGTTGCCGCACGGCATCTTCCGGGAGCTCGGGGCGAACCGGGTACTGACCTCGATCGTGGAACGCCTCGGTCTGCCGCTGGTGGTGAAGCCGGCGCGGGGTGGATCGGCGCTGGGCGCGAGTGCCGTGCGCCGGGAGGAGTCGTTGCCGCGGGCGATGGTCGACTGCTTCGCGTACGGGGATGTGGCGCTGGTCGAGCAGCAGATCTCCGGGGTCGAGGTCGCCGTGACGGTGCTGGACACGGGTGACGGTCCGGTCGCCCTGCCACCGGTAGAGATCGTGCCGGACTCCGGCTTCTACGATTTCGACGCGCGGTACATCGCCGGGGCAACCGAGTTCTTCTGCCCGGCCCGGCTTTCTGACGAGACCGCGGCCGCGGTGAAGGCCGCCGCGCTGTCTGCGCACGAGGCGTTCGGGCTGCGCCATGTGTCCCGCACCGATCTCATCGTGGACAAGACCGGGCAACCGTGGTTTCTCGAGGTCAACGTGGCGCCGGGCATGACCGAGACGTCGTTGCTGCCGATGTCGATCGAGGCCGCCGGGCTGTCGCCGGCGTCGGTCTACCGGCAGTTGGTCGAGCGGGCGCTCGTCTGA
- a CDS encoding PLP-dependent aminotransferase family protein, with amino-acid sequence MQTGDGFRNDKGSRLDRWLGSYAARTHGMTASEIRALFAVASRPEVVSLAGGMPNLSALPMDVVSRSLAGLVDRKGSVALQYGSGQGDPDLRRRILDVMAPNQVTAHPDDIVVTTGSQQALDLVTRIFVDPGDVVLAEAPSYVGALGVFRSYQADVIHVPMDEEGLIPEALSETLVALRRAGRRAKLLYTVPNYHNPAGVTMAAHRRPQILEITRRFGVLVMEDDPYGLLGFDGDPLPAMRSFDDDGVIYLGSFSKTFAPGFRVGWAVAPHAVREKLVLASESAILCPSSFSQMAVSTYLAEHDWKHQIGLFRELYRERRDAMLQALHDMLPTSNWTNPQGGFYVWVQVPDGLDTKAMLPRAVTARVAYAPGTGFYTDGQGRDYMRLSYCYPTPERIREGVRRLAGVIDEELEVQATFGPAPRSNRIGSSFESPGPDLS; translated from the coding sequence ATGCAGACCGGTGATGGGTTCAGGAACGACAAGGGTTCGCGGCTGGACCGCTGGCTGGGCTCGTACGCAGCACGCACCCACGGAATGACGGCATCCGAGATCCGGGCCCTGTTCGCCGTGGCCAGTCGCCCCGAGGTGGTGTCGCTCGCCGGTGGCATGCCCAACCTCTCGGCCCTTCCCATGGATGTGGTCAGCCGGTCGCTGGCTGGGCTGGTCGACCGGAAAGGCTCGGTCGCTCTGCAGTACGGCTCCGGCCAGGGAGATCCGGACCTACGCCGGCGCATCCTCGACGTGATGGCGCCCAACCAGGTCACCGCCCATCCCGACGACATTGTCGTGACGACCGGCTCCCAGCAGGCCCTCGACCTGGTGACCCGCATTTTTGTCGACCCCGGGGACGTCGTTCTCGCCGAGGCTCCCAGCTACGTGGGTGCGCTGGGAGTTTTCCGGTCGTATCAGGCCGATGTCATCCATGTCCCGATGGACGAGGAAGGCCTTATTCCTGAGGCGCTTTCGGAGACCCTGGTCGCTCTGCGGCGCGCCGGCCGACGAGCAAAACTGCTGTACACGGTTCCCAACTACCACAACCCGGCGGGCGTCACCATGGCCGCCCACCGGCGCCCTCAGATCCTGGAGATCACCCGCCGCTTCGGCGTTCTCGTGATGGAAGACGACCCCTACGGTCTGCTCGGTTTCGACGGCGACCCACTGCCGGCGATGCGTTCCTTCGATGACGACGGCGTGATCTACCTGGGTTCCTTCTCCAAGACCTTCGCCCCCGGTTTCCGGGTGGGCTGGGCCGTCGCCCCGCACGCCGTGCGCGAGAAACTGGTCCTGGCCAGCGAATCCGCGATCCTGTGCCCCAGCTCGTTCAGCCAGATGGCAGTCTCCACCTACCTGGCCGAGCACGACTGGAAGCATCAGATCGGCCTGTTCCGCGAGCTCTACCGCGAACGCCGCGACGCCATGCTGCAGGCTCTGCACGACATGCTGCCCACCTCGAACTGGACGAACCCGCAGGGCGGTTTCTACGTCTGGGTCCAGGTGCCCGACGGCCTGGACACGAAAGCCATGCTGCCCCGCGCGGTCACGGCCCGCGTGGCCTATGCGCCCGGAACCGGCTTCTACACCGACGGGCAGGGTCGCGACTACATGCGGCTGTCGTACTGCTACCCGACCCCGGAGCGGATTCGTGAAGGCGTCCGCCGGCTGGCCGGAGTCATCGACGAAGAGCTGGAGGTGCAGGCCACTTTCGGCCCCGCACCGCGATCGAACCGGATCGGCTCGTCCTTCGAGTCGCCGGGCCCTGATCTCTCCTAG
- a CDS encoding GNAT family N-acetyltransferase: MSRRLAPLTLDNLSDLPSTCRRCVTWELDPLAAKQAMKAGDTGFEKEAWISGTLLEWGSCGRIAYVDEQPAGFVTYAPPTLVPRALEFPTSPVSGDAVLLMTARVLPQFAGAGLARMLLQATAKDLSKRGVRALEAFGLTAGGAMTAAPDDEDKEKASCLVPADLLTAVGFKTVRQHHRFPRLRLELKTATSWREDVELALEQILGTVRLPALTGTGVAP; encoded by the coding sequence ATGAGCCGCAGGCTCGCACCGCTCACGCTGGACAACCTCTCGGATCTTCCGAGTACGTGCCGGCGTTGTGTCACCTGGGAACTCGACCCGCTGGCAGCGAAACAGGCCATGAAGGCCGGGGATACCGGGTTCGAGAAAGAGGCCTGGATCTCCGGGACGCTGCTGGAGTGGGGTTCGTGCGGCCGGATAGCCTATGTCGACGAGCAGCCCGCCGGTTTCGTCACCTACGCGCCGCCCACCCTGGTGCCGCGGGCCCTGGAGTTCCCGACGTCACCCGTCAGTGGCGACGCCGTGCTGCTGATGACCGCCCGGGTGCTGCCCCAGTTCGCCGGCGCCGGCCTGGCCCGGATGCTGCTGCAAGCCACGGCGAAAGACCTGAGCAAGCGCGGAGTGCGGGCGCTGGAGGCTTTCGGGCTGACCGCCGGTGGAGCCATGACCGCGGCGCCGGACGATGAGGACAAGGAGAAGGCGTCCTGCCTCGTGCCGGCCGACCTGCTCACCGCTGTCGGGTTCAAGACGGTGCGCCAGCACCACCGTTTTCCGCGGCTGCGACTCGAACTCAAGACCGCTACGTCGTGGCGCGAAGATGTCGAACTCGCCCTCGAGCAGATCCTGGGCACCGTTCGCCTCCCCGCGCTCACCGGCACCGGCGTCGCTCCGTAG
- a CDS encoding N-acetylmuramoyl-L-alanine amidase, with protein sequence MDVPTSLLAAAGRPLRLGDTDDLVPVVRALLIRAGALLPGAPSAEQSLFDHQLDGAVRGFQQDRGLVADGLVGPQTAFALDGARWRLGDRTLLLTAGHWMRGDDVSALQERMVVLGLHAGPVDGIFGPATEASLRELQRGLGLPADGICGRPTFTAIGALGRSVSGGDAWALRSRGSVAMAGVSLTGKTVVLDPGSDRTPGAGGLNEATVAYDVALQLAERLSAVGARVRLTRQPDEDISTEDRVALAESEGADLVISLVTERLANPVASGVATYYWGGGRVGQHSEVGQRLAVLLQREIVARTGMLDDRSHPCSYDPVRLTRMPAVILALGYLTNPGDAERLGDADFRALIAESMLFAVQRLYLAENDAETGTLSLSDVQAFARQR encoded by the coding sequence GTGGATGTGCCCACCAGCCTGCTCGCTGCGGCCGGGCGCCCGCTCCGCCTGGGTGACACCGACGATCTCGTGCCGGTTGTGCGTGCCCTGCTGATCCGGGCGGGTGCCCTGCTGCCGGGCGCTCCTTCGGCCGAGCAATCCCTCTTCGATCACCAGCTCGACGGGGCCGTGCGCGGTTTCCAGCAAGACCGCGGCCTGGTCGCCGACGGCCTGGTCGGGCCGCAGACGGCCTTTGCCCTGGACGGCGCCCGCTGGCGTCTGGGCGACCGCACCCTGCTGCTCACCGCCGGCCACTGGATGCGCGGCGACGACGTGTCGGCGCTCCAGGAGCGGATGGTCGTGCTGGGTCTGCACGCCGGCCCGGTCGACGGCATCTTCGGGCCGGCCACCGAGGCGTCGCTGCGTGAACTGCAGCGTGGTCTCGGCCTGCCCGCCGACGGCATCTGTGGTCGCCCCACCTTCACGGCCATCGGCGCTCTCGGGCGGTCCGTCTCGGGCGGAGACGCCTGGGCGTTGCGCTCGCGGGGCTCCGTGGCCATGGCCGGTGTCAGCCTGACCGGCAAGACCGTGGTGCTCGACCCCGGATCCGACCGCACACCGGGTGCCGGTGGGCTCAACGAGGCGACCGTGGCTTACGACGTCGCTCTGCAGCTGGCCGAACGGCTTTCCGCCGTCGGTGCCCGGGTCCGGTTGACCCGTCAGCCGGACGAGGACATCAGTACCGAAGACCGAGTGGCCCTGGCCGAGTCGGAGGGCGCCGATCTGGTGATCTCCCTGGTCACCGAGCGGCTCGCGAACCCGGTGGCCTCGGGTGTGGCCACGTATTACTGGGGTGGTGGCCGGGTCGGGCAGCACTCGGAGGTCGGACAGCGTCTGGCGGTGCTGTTGCAGCGCGAGATCGTGGCCCGCACCGGGATGCTGGACGACCGCAGCCACCCGTGCTCGTACGATCCGGTGCGGCTGACCCGGATGCCCGCGGTGATCCTCGCCCTGGGGTATCTCACCAATCCCGGCGATGCCGAGCGTCTGGGTGACGCGGACTTCCGGGCCTTGATCGCCGAGTCGATGCTGTTCGCCGTGCAGCGTCTGTACCTGGCCGAGAACGATGCCGAGACCGGCACGCTGTCGCTCAGCGACGTTCAGGCCTTCGCTCGTCAGCGCTGA
- the trxA gene encoding thioredoxin encodes MADTTSAPKAVTDETFDAEVLKSDKPVLVDFWAPWCGPCLQVAPVLAEIAAQHPEITVVKINTDENPKVAASAGITSIPTLNVYQNGELVKSLIGAKPKPILLRELADFLN; translated from the coding sequence ATGGCTGACACGACCAGCGCGCCGAAGGCCGTCACGGACGAGACGTTCGACGCCGAGGTGCTGAAGTCTGACAAGCCGGTGCTGGTCGACTTCTGGGCCCCGTGGTGCGGTCCGTGCCTGCAGGTGGCGCCGGTCCTGGCCGAGATCGCCGCGCAGCACCCGGAGATCACCGTGGTGAAGATCAACACCGATGAGAACCCGAAGGTCGCGGCCTCCGCGGGCATCACCTCGATCCCGACGCTGAACGTGTACCAGAACGGGGAGCTGGTGAAGTCGCTCATCGGTGCGAAGCCGAAGCCGATCCTGCTCCGTGAACTGGCCGACTTCCTGAACTGA
- the trxB gene encoding thioredoxin-disulfide reductase, protein MSDVRNVIIIGSGPAGYTAALYAARANLNPLVFEGSVTSGGALMNTTEVENFPGFPDGIQGPELMDKIRSQAEKFGAELIPDDVTELHATGDIKEVKLHDGTTYRARSVILATGSAYRELGLPKEKVLSGHGVSWCATCDGFFFREQDIAVIGGGDSALEEATFLTRFARSVTVVHRRDSLRASKIMQDRAQANPKIRWAWNSEVVDIHGDAKVSGIRLRDTVTGEERDLDITGLFVAIGHDPRTELIKGVLELDDAGYIKTEGRSSRTSVPGVFACGDVVDHEYQQAITAAASGTTAAIDAERFLAAVEDVTNGLDEGAVASAAKERTETVANWSAVTH, encoded by the coding sequence GTGAGCGACGTCAGGAACGTCATCATCATCGGTTCGGGCCCGGCGGGCTACACCGCGGCTCTGTACGCGGCGCGCGCCAACCTGAACCCCCTGGTCTTCGAGGGTTCGGTGACCTCCGGTGGCGCTCTGATGAACACCACCGAGGTGGAGAACTTCCCCGGCTTCCCCGACGGCATCCAGGGCCCGGAGCTGATGGACAAGATCCGCAGCCAGGCCGAGAAGTTCGGGGCCGAGCTGATCCCGGACGACGTCACGGAGCTGCACGCCACGGGTGACATCAAAGAGGTCAAGCTGCACGACGGCACGACCTACCGGGCCCGGTCCGTGATCCTGGCCACCGGCTCGGCCTACCGCGAGCTCGGCCTGCCCAAGGAGAAGGTTCTCTCCGGGCACGGCGTGAGCTGGTGCGCGACCTGTGACGGCTTCTTCTTCCGCGAGCAGGACATCGCCGTGATCGGCGGTGGCGACTCCGCGCTGGAAGAGGCCACCTTCCTCACCCGCTTCGCCCGCTCGGTCACCGTGGTGCACCGCCGCGACTCGCTGCGCGCCTCGAAGATCATGCAGGACCGTGCGCAGGCCAACCCGAAGATCCGCTGGGCCTGGAACAGCGAGGTCGTGGACATCCACGGCGACGCGAAGGTCTCCGGCATCCGGCTGCGCGACACCGTCACCGGTGAGGAGCGCGACCTGGACATCACCGGCCTGTTCGTGGCGATCGGCCACGACCCGCGCACCGAGCTGATCAAGGGTGTGCTGGAGCTCGACGACGCCGGCTACATCAAGACCGAGGGCCGGTCCTCGCGCACCAGCGTGCCCGGTGTGTTCGCCTGTGGTGACGTGGTCGACCACGAGTACCAGCAGGCCATCACCGCCGCAGCGTCCGGCACCACGGCCGCGATCGACGCCGAGCGCTTCCTGGCCGCGGTGGAAGACGTCACCAACGGCCTCGACGAGGGTGCCGTGGCGAGCGCGGCCAAGGAGCGCACCGAAACGGTCGCCAACTGGAGCGCCGTCACTCACTGA
- the sigM gene encoding RNA polymerase sigma factor SigM, with protein sequence MSDDGEVDDRRLIAAHLTGDPDAFSTIVRRHADRLWAVALRTTGDPEEAADAVQDAMVSALRYADHYRGDAAVSTWLHRIVVNAALDRMRRRAARPSVPLGERDVITGIDEHGATVARLDVRSALNKLPEAQRVALVLVDLDDVPVAEVAQMLGVAEGTVKSRCSRGRVALAQLLRGEVPGPQRVSPVQNHDRQPGRASTATPGFIGDARPSPYRNDPYDDEQGGRQGNPGNPRGTGRVRSDEPPRGRSRAGEGW encoded by the coding sequence GCCGTCTGATCGCAGCCCACCTCACCGGCGATCCGGACGCCTTCTCCACGATCGTCCGCCGGCACGCCGACCGCCTCTGGGCGGTCGCTCTGCGCACCACCGGGGATCCTGAGGAAGCCGCCGACGCCGTGCAGGACGCGATGGTCTCGGCACTGCGCTATGCCGACCACTATCGGGGCGACGCAGCGGTCAGTACGTGGCTGCACCGGATCGTGGTGAACGCCGCGCTCGACCGCATGCGCCGGCGTGCCGCCCGGCCGAGCGTGCCGCTGGGCGAGCGCGACGTGATCACGGGGATCGACGAACACGGCGCCACGGTGGCCCGGCTCGACGTCCGGTCCGCCCTGAACAAGCTCCCCGAGGCGCAACGCGTGGCCCTGGTGCTGGTTGATCTGGACGACGTCCCGGTCGCCGAGGTGGCCCAGATGCTCGGTGTGGCGGAAGGCACGGTGAAGTCGCGATGCTCCCGCGGCCGGGTTGCCCTGGCCCAGTTGCTGCGCGGTGAGGTGCCCGGGCCCCAGCGTGTTTCCCCCGTGCAGAACCATGATCGCCAACCTGGCCGGGCCAGTACCGCAACGCCCGGTTTCATCGGTGACGCCCGCCCGAGCCCCTACCGCAACGACCCCTACGACGATGAACAGGGTGGCCGTCAGGGAAATCCCGGGAACCCTAGAGGCACCGGCCGCGTCAGATCTGACGAACCGCCACGAGGACGCAGCCGAGCAGGAGAGGGGTGGTGA